From Acidimicrobiales bacterium:
GGCCTGAGACATGAATGATGAGCGCTGAGGACCTCGAGCGTTACGAGGCCGAAATCGAGCTGGCTCTCTATCAGGAGTACCGAGCGGTGCTCCCGATGTTCCGCTATGTCGTCGAGACCGACCGACGGTTCTACCTGGCCAACCACGTGAGCATGGAGGCCAAGGGGGAGGCGGGGCATCCCCACTTCGAGATCCAGCTGAATGATGCCTGGGTGTGGGACATGTACCGGCCCGCCCGATTCGTCTCCTCCGTCCGGGTCGTCACGTTCAAGGACGTCAACGTGGAGGAGCTCCCCGAGAAGGAGCTCTAGCCGTGGAACGGGTCGCTCGGCGCCAGGAGCTCGCCGCCTACGGCGAGGAGAGGGTGGCCGAGTGGTACCGGGCATCCGGATTCGATGTCGTGGCCCGCAACTGGCGCTGTCCCCAGGGCGAGCTGGACCTCGTGCTGGGCCACGGCGACCTGATCGTCGTGTGCGAGGTCAAGACCCGGTCCTCGACCGTCTTCGGGGCGCCCGTCGAGGCGGTGACGCGGGCCAAGCAGGCCCGCCTGCGGCGGGCTGCGGCCCGGTGGCTCGAGGAGGGGTCCTACCACGCCGGGCTGGTGCGGTTCGACGTGGCGTCGGTGCTGGGAGGCGTCGTCGAGGTGGTCGAGGGGGCGTTCTGAGCCCACCACTGCATCCAGCCTCGGTCGCGGTGGCCTCAGGTAGGGGAGAGGCGGTCGCGGGGGCGCCCGTCAACGTGGCCGTGCCGCTGTCTTCGACCTACCGGGCGGACGGTCCGCTCTCCTACGGAAGGGAGGGCAACGCCGTCTGGGACGCCCTGGAGGAGGTGCTGGGCTCCCTGGAGGGCGGCCAGGCGCTGGTGTTCGCGTCCGGGTTGGCGGCGATCGCCGCTGTCCTCGAGACCCTGCCCGTCGGTGCACTGGTCGTGGCGCCACAGGACGCCTACCTGGGCACGCGGGGACTGCTGGCCGAGTTGGCGGGGCGCGGCCGGCTCCTCGTCCGGCTCGTCGACATCACCGACACCTCGGCCACGCTCGCCGCCATCGACGGCGCCGAGCTGCTGTGGTGCGAGTCCCCGACCAATCCCATGATGGCGATCGCAGACCTCGCCGCCCTGTGCGAGGGGGCCCGGGCGGTCGCCGTCCCGGTGGTGGTCGACAACACCTTCGCCACGCCCCTGCTCCAGCGCCCCCTCGAGCTGGGCGCCGACGTCGTCGTGCACAGCGTCACCAAGTTCCTGGCCGGTCACTCCGACGTGGTGATGGGGGCGACCATCACCGGTGACCAGGACCGCTGGGGCGAGGCGCTCCGCCGGCGGCGGAGCCTGCACGGCGCCGTACCCGGGCCGGTCGAGGCGTTCCTCGCCCTCCGCGGGGTGCGTACTCTCGACGTCCGCCTCGAGCGGGCCCAGGCCAACGCCGCCGAGCTGGCCCGTCGCCTGGCCGCCCATCCCGGGGTCTCCGTCGTGCGCTACCCGGGGCTCGCCGACCACCCTGGCCACGAGCTGGCCTCCCGGCAGATGGACGGCTTCGGCGCCATGCTGTCGTTCGAGGTGCACGGCGGCGCCCCGATCGCCGACGCCCTGTGCGACGCGGTGCGCCTTTGTGTGCACGCCACGAGCCTGGGTGGGGTGGAGACGCTGCTGGAGCGGCGCCAGCGCTGGGAGGGCGAGGAGGCGACGCCGGCCGGCCTGGTCCGGGTCAGCGTCGGCATCGAGCACGTAGAGGACCTGTGGGCCGACCTCGATGCCGCCCTCGGGGTCGCTGCCTCGGCGCGGTAGGTAGGCGGCGGAGGACCGTCGGTGGTCCGGTGATTATCGTGCGGGCCCATGGAGACTCTCCGAGTAGAGCGCGCCGACGGGGTCGTGACCGTGACCATGGACCGGCCAGACCG
This genomic window contains:
- a CDS encoding DUF2469 domain-containing protein, translated to MSAEDLERYEAEIELALYQEYRAVLPMFRYVVETDRRFYLANHVSMEAKGEAGHPHFEIQLNDAWVWDMYRPARFVSSVRVVTFKDVNVEELPEKEL
- a CDS encoding YraN family protein; translated protein: MERVARRQELAAYGEERVAEWYRASGFDVVARNWRCPQGELDLVLGHGDLIVVCEVKTRSSTVFGAPVEAVTRAKQARLRRAAARWLEEGSYHAGLVRFDVASVLGGVVEVVEGAF
- a CDS encoding PLP-dependent transferase; the protein is MASGRGEAVAGAPVNVAVPLSSTYRADGPLSYGREGNAVWDALEEVLGSLEGGQALVFASGLAAIAAVLETLPVGALVVAPQDAYLGTRGLLAELAGRGRLLVRLVDITDTSATLAAIDGAELLWCESPTNPMMAIADLAALCEGARAVAVPVVVDNTFATPLLQRPLELGADVVVHSVTKFLAGHSDVVMGATITGDQDRWGEALRRRRSLHGAVPGPVEAFLALRGVRTLDVRLERAQANAAELARRLAAHPGVSVVRYPGLADHPGHELASRQMDGFGAMLSFEVHGGAPIADALCDAVRLCVHATSLGGVETLLERRQRWEGEEATPAGLVRVSVGIEHVEDLWADLDAALGVAASAR